From a single Pseudomonas cremoricolorata genomic region:
- a CDS encoding sensor domain-containing diguanylate cyclase, with translation MRWGLPALASGVFFAVAWGLLQRFDEDARHIERVRTGEVAMSFAVSVEKVLERALTANRTLAVMVYQGHGEVPDFTALASFLLPLYKGAYALSLAPQGIIRQIEPLDRNLLVRDHDLLEDLDRAEVLGALDPAETVIQFSGPFELIQGPIGGIGMLPVFLPDAEGTPRFWGYTVVTLMLPEALEDANLPAIEAQGYAYALVGDDAETGEPRVLQRSQAALADELCRDVQVGQTRWKLCVAPLKPWRSQARHYFEIGLTLLGSGLMGWLVYALLSLRQRREELLQQALIDPLTGLANRRLMLQRLTQAQERARRKGTRFALALLDLDGFKGVNDRFGHAHGDEVLINTAQRVLATIRVSDTLARLGGDEFVLIMEDVSGREECQWVLDRIVSAVREPHRFATGTAQVQASVGVVISDGGAASDSDRLLRLADAAMYEAKALGKNRYVFAEDGLLREPLITS, from the coding sequence ATGCGCTGGGGCCTGCCGGCGCTGGCGTCGGGTGTGTTCTTTGCCGTTGCGTGGGGTCTGTTGCAGCGCTTCGATGAGGATGCGCGGCATATCGAGCGGGTGCGCACCGGTGAGGTGGCGATGTCGTTCGCGGTGTCGGTGGAGAAGGTGCTGGAGCGGGCGCTGACGGCCAATCGCACGTTGGCGGTGATGGTCTATCAGGGCCATGGCGAGGTGCCAGACTTCACGGCGTTGGCGAGTTTTCTGTTGCCGCTGTACAAGGGCGCGTATGCGTTGTCGCTGGCGCCGCAGGGCATCATTCGGCAGATCGAGCCGTTGGATCGCAATCTGCTGGTGCGTGACCACGATCTGCTCGAGGATCTGGACCGCGCCGAGGTGCTCGGCGCGCTCGATCCGGCCGAGACGGTCATTCAGTTTTCCGGGCCGTTCGAGCTGATCCAGGGGCCGATCGGTGGCATCGGCATGCTGCCGGTGTTTCTGCCAGACGCTGAGGGCACGCCGCGTTTCTGGGGGTACACCGTGGTCACGCTGATGCTGCCCGAGGCCCTGGAAGACGCCAACCTGCCGGCCATCGAGGCGCAGGGCTATGCCTATGCGCTGGTCGGTGACGATGCAGAGACGGGTGAGCCGCGGGTGTTGCAGCGCTCGCAGGCGGCGCTGGCCGATGAGCTGTGCCGTGATGTGCAGGTGGGGCAGACGCGCTGGAAGCTGTGCGTGGCGCCGCTCAAGCCGTGGCGCAGTCAGGCCCGGCACTATTTCGAGATCGGCCTGACCTTGCTCGGCAGCGGCCTGATGGGCTGGCTGGTGTATGCGCTGTTGAGCCTGCGCCAGCGCCGCGAAGAACTGCTGCAGCAGGCGTTGATCGACCCGCTGACGGGCCTGGCCAATCGCCGCCTGATGCTGCAGCGACTAACCCAGGCGCAGGAGCGCGCTCGCCGCAAGGGCACGCGCTTCGCTCTGGCATTGCTCGACCTGGATGGTTTCAAGGGGGTCAACGATCGCTTTGGCCATGCCCACGGCGATGAGGTGCTGATCAATACGGCCCAGCGCGTACTGGCCACCATCCGCGTGTCAGACACGCTGGCACGGCTGGGCGGTGATGAGTTCGTGCTGATCATGGAGGACGTCAGCGGGCGCGAGGAGTGCCAGTGGGTGCTCGACCGAATCGTCAGCGCCGTGCGTGAGCCGCACCGCTTCGCCACCGGCACCGCGCAGGTGCAGGCCAGTGTCGGTGTGGTGATCAGCGATGGTGGCGCGGCCAGCGACAGCGACCGCCTGCTGCGTCTGGCCGATGCCGCCATGTACGAGGCCAAGGCGCTGGGCAAGAACCGTTATGTGTTCGCCGAAGACGGCCTGTTGCGCGAGCCGCTCATCACCTCTTGA
- a CDS encoding PDZ domain-containing protein, translating into MDFRSGLAGVLALIALSGCTVNPYSRSYVANNYGYDIRTNRVAPAPEQPDISRIVYSELESTNESLRRRGFQSLGYSSFKTEDDAADSMAVEQAKSIGADLVVIIDHELARSYTRTREVSEPVGNSESVTTVRDEKGRATGETATTRTVLYETRYVSSTVDIYDYGAFYWIRTNTGLGVQLTRLSPTLAKTPETANGARIDMVIYDSPADRADLRENDIIESVDGKTVTSPYVFEDYPYVPGQALKLVITRDNKKLEKTLIAGERPNIPMK; encoded by the coding sequence ATGGATTTCAGGTCAGGTCTGGCGGGTGTGCTGGCGTTGATTGCGCTTTCGGGCTGCACTGTGAACCCGTATTCGCGATCTTATGTAGCGAACAACTATGGCTACGACATTCGCACCAATCGCGTGGCACCTGCGCCAGAACAGCCAGATATCAGTCGGATAGTCTACTCCGAACTGGAATCGACCAATGAAAGTCTGCGCCGTAGAGGTTTTCAATCGCTGGGCTACTCATCATTCAAAACTGAAGATGATGCAGCAGACTCGATGGCCGTCGAGCAGGCGAAAAGCATCGGTGCCGATCTCGTGGTGATCATCGATCATGAGCTTGCCCGTAGCTATACGAGAACCCGAGAGGTGTCGGAGCCCGTAGGCAATAGCGAGTCCGTTACGACGGTCAGAGACGAAAAGGGCCGCGCTACGGGCGAGACCGCGACCACCAGGACGGTGCTGTACGAGACTCGATACGTATCCAGCACGGTCGACATTTATGACTACGGTGCCTTCTACTGGATACGCACCAATACAGGCCTAGGTGTTCAACTCACGAGGCTTTCGCCAACGCTGGCGAAGACTCCTGAAACAGCGAATGGTGCGCGGATCGACATGGTGATCTATGACAGCCCGGCTGACCGGGCGGATCTGCGGGAAAACGACATCATCGAATCGGTAGATGGCAAAACCGTCACCAGCCCTTACGTGTTCGAGGATTATCCCTACGTACCCGGCCAGGCGCTGAAATTGGTCATTACCCGCGATAACAAGAAGCTGGAAAAGACGCTGATAGCAGGTGAACGGCCGAATATCCCGATGAAATGA
- a CDS encoding LysE family translocator: MNELIAVAAITVLAVISPGPDFAMVTRTSYAYGRRHGLLAALGIACGVQVHVCYAVFGIALIITHSPLLFLAMKLLGAGYLLYLGYKSLTSTSALSIDAASGPALSNRQAFAQGFLTNALNPKTMLFVVAVYSQVVQAGSSWASSLGYGLFMSAAHWLWFSLVAVFISAPGVRQRLLARQRMLDRVIGSALIGLGLWVLWPEFAQEVMAGVGV, translated from the coding sequence ATGAACGAACTCATCGCTGTCGCCGCCATCACCGTGCTCGCCGTCATCAGCCCCGGCCCTGATTTTGCCATGGTCACCCGCACCAGCTACGCCTACGGCCGCCGTCACGGACTGCTGGCCGCCCTCGGCATCGCCTGCGGCGTACAGGTGCATGTGTGCTACGCCGTGTTCGGCATCGCGCTGATCATCACCCACTCGCCGCTGCTGTTCCTGGCCATGAAACTGCTCGGCGCCGGGTATCTGCTCTACCTGGGCTACAAATCCCTGACCAGCACCTCGGCCCTCAGCATCGATGCCGCCAGCGGTCCGGCACTGTCCAACCGCCAGGCCTTCGCCCAAGGTTTTCTCACCAACGCCCTGAACCCCAAGACCATGCTCTTCGTCGTCGCGGTGTACAGCCAGGTGGTGCAGGCCGGCAGCAGTTGGGCGAGCAGCCTTGGTTATGGGCTGTTCATGTCTGCGGCGCACTGGCTGTGGTTCAGCCTGGTGGCGGTGTTCATCTCAGCGCCGGGGGTACGGCAGCGATTGCTGGCGCGCCAGCGCATGCTCGACCGGGTGATCGGCTCGGCGCTGATTGGCCTGGGACTGTGGGTGTTGTGGCCGGAGTTCGCTCAGGAGGTGATGGCTGGGGTGGGAGTGTAA